CGCGACCCTGGAAGCCACCGACATCGTCATCGCGTCGCCGCTGTACTGGTACTCCGTCTCGGCCCCCACCAAGCGCTACCTCGACTACTGGTCGGGCTGGCTGCGCACCCCCGGCATCGACTTCAAGGCGACGCTCCAAGGGCGCACCCTGTGGGGCGTGACGGCGCTCGCCCACGAGGAGCAGGTCGTCGCGGACCCGCTGGTCGGCACGCTGCGCAACTCGGCCGCGTACATGGGCATGCGCTTCGGCGGTGTCCTGCTCGGCAACGGCAGCAAGCCCGGCGACGTACTCAAGGACGAGGAGGCGCTGCTGCGCGCCAAGACGTTCTTCGCGCCCGAACGGCAGCCGGAGATCGCCCGTTTCCCGTACGACGCGTAGCAGTGCGGCAGTCGGCTACGCCGTGACGTCCTTCGTCGTGAAGCGCGCCCACGCCGCCGAGCCGAACACGGCCGCGTACAGGCCCTGCAGGCCCAGGTTCTTGAGCAGGTCGTCCCAGTAGACCGGCTCGCGCATCAGGTCGGCGAAGGACAGCCAGTGGTGCGAGAACAGATACGGCTGGATCGCGTGCAGCTGGGGGATCTGGTCGAGGATCTGGACGGTGATGAGCAGGCCCACCGTCGTCGCCATCGCCGCGATCCCGCTGTTCGTGAGCGTCGAGACGAACAGTCCGAGCGCGGCGATCCCCACGAGTGACGCGGCCACGACGAGGGCGATCAGCAGAGCCCGTACGAGACCCTCGCCGAAGCCGATCCGGGTACCGGAGATCGTAACGAGGTCGCCGAGCGGGAAGAGCAGGGCACCCGTGGCGAGCGCCGTCGCCGCCACGACCAACGTCGCGACCAGGCAGAACGTCATCGTGGTCGCGTACTTGGTGAGGAGCAGGCGGGTGCGGCCCGCGGGGGCGACGAGCAGATAGCGCAGCGTCCCCGCGTTCGCCTCGCCGGCGATCGCGTCGCCCGCGATCACCCCGACGGCCATCGGCAGGAAGAACGGGAGCGTCGCGGCGAGCGAGGTGAAGACCAGGAACAGGCCGTTGTTGGTGATCTGCGCGATGAACGCGGGCCCTCCCCCGCCGCCGCCCGCGGCCGGTGAACCACCGCTCGTCTCGATCTTCACGGCGATCCCGACGAGGATCGGCACCCCGGCCAGGACCGCGAGCAGGGCGATCGTCCGCCAGCGGCGGAACGTGGTGACCAGCTCGCTGCGGAACAGGCCGAGCGTCCAGATCCTCTTCCGCACGGGCGCCGCGTCCTCGGCGGCGGCGACGGTGGTGGCGGCCGTGGCCTCAGCCTGCGACATCGAATCCCTCTCCCGTCAGGGCCACGAACGCGTCCTCCAGCGAAGCCCGTTCGAGTCCGAAGCCGCGGACGCGGACGCCCGCGGTGACCAGGGCGGCGTTCAGCTCGGCGAGGTCGGTGCCGGGACCGGGCGGCTCGCCCGTCACCTGGTCGTCCGTCACGGTCAGGTCCGCGATGCCCCGCTCCTTCAGGACGCGCGCCGCGTCGCCCGGGTCGGGGGTCGTGACCACGAGCCGGCCGCGGGCCCCCGCCGCGAGCTCGGCGACCGGGCCCTGCGTGATGAGCCGGCCGCGCGCCATCACGGCCGCGTGCGTGCAGACCTGCTCGATCTCGTCGAGGAGGTGCGAGGAGAGGAAGACGGTCGTGCCGTCCGACGCCAGCTCCCGTACCAGGGAACGGATTTCGCGCATGCCCTGCGGGTCGAGGCCGTTCGTCGGCTCGTCGAGCACGAGGAGCTTGCGGGGCTGGAGCAGCGCGGCGGCGAGCCCGAGGCGCTGCTTCATGCCGAGCGAGTACGCCTTCGCCTTCTTGCCCGCGGCTGCCGTCAGGCCCACCCGGTCCAGAGCGGTGGCGACGCGGGCACGCCGGGTGCGGGGGTCGGCGGCCGGGTCGGCGGAGTCGTACCGGATCAGGTTGTCCCGGCCGGACAGGAACCCGTACAGGGCGGGGCCCTCGATGAGCGCGCCGACGTGCGGGAGGACCGCGCGGGTCGCGCGGGGCATGGGGCGGCCTAGGACGCTGGCCGCGCCGGACGTCGGCTCGATCAGGCCCATCAGCATGCGGATGGTGGTGGTCTTGCCCGAGCCGTTCGGCCCGAGGAAGCCGAAGACGCTGCCGGCGGGGACGGTGAGGTCGAGGCCGTCGACCGCCGGCTGGGCGCCGCCGTAGCGCTTGGTGAGGGCCCGCGTCTCGATCACGGACTCCTCGGCAGTGCTCGCCGCCATCTCGCTCCCGTCGTGCCCGTCGGTTCTGGTGGAGTGCGGGAGTGGAGGCACCGGCACCGGCGCCTCCACTCCTGACTGCCAACTCTCGTGGCGCGTACGGCTACTGCGCCGCGTTCGCCGCCTTCACGAGCGCGTCCTTGGTGACCGCGCCCGCGTAGACCTTGCCGTCGTCCGTGATCAGCGCGTTGACCAGGCGGGTCGAGAAGACCGTGCCCGAGCCGAACTTGCCCGTCACATGGTCGCCGAGCGCATCCATGAACTTCTGCGCCTCCGGCGGGACGTCGCCCGAGCCCGAGCCGCCCGTCGGCAGACCCTGCCCGCCGGGCAGCTTCAGCTCGGCGATGGACGTCCAGCCCTCACCGATGACCTTCATGTCGTTCATGCCGCCGCCCTGAGCGTCCTTCAGCTCCTTGGGCATCCCCTTGGGGAGGTCCTTGGGCAGGTCCTTCGGCGCGTGGGACTTGTCCTGCGCCTTGAGGTCGTCGCCCTCGGTGACCTTGGTGCCCTTCGGCGGGGTGAAGTCGAACGTCGAAGCGGCCGGCTTGGCGAAGTCCACCTTGGTGAAGCCCGCGTCCACGACCGCCTTGCCGCCGCCCGCGGGCGTCAGCGTGAACTTCAGCGGCACACCGGTCTTCGCGTCCACCGAGATGGTGATCCCGCCGACCGTCGAACCGGCCTGCTTCGGCTTGACGAGCAGCTTGTACGCATCACGCCCCGCGACCTGCGAGGTTCCCTCCACCGAGATCGACGTCGTCTTGCCGGACGCCTTCAGGACCTCGTCCGCGAGCTCCTTGGGCGTGGCCGGGACGCCCTTGGGCGTCTCGCCCTTGCCGTGCTTCTCGGCCCGGTCACCGGCGGCAGCGGCGCCCTTGGAGTGGTACGCCTCGTTCGACGCACTGTCGTAGGCCCAGACCTCGTCGCCGTTGTGGATCACGCTGTACTCGGCCGCGTTGTCCAGGACCGACAGCTTGTGCCGGTCCGGGCCGTCCGCCGCGACGCGCAGCGTGTGCGTGCCGGAGGCGAGCTCCATCAGCTTGGACTGCGGGTCGGCGGAGGAGCCCCCCTTGCCGTCCACACCGTCCGAGGAGCCGCCGGCGCCCGGGGTGAAGCCGCCCGCCATACCGCCCAGGGACGGGAGTCCGAGATCCGTGGAGATCTTCACCGTGCCGGACATCTGCTGCACGTCCGACTTGGCGATCTTCTCGATGAGTTGCTGCGCGCTGAGCTTCGGCAGATCGGGGTTCCCGGAGTCGGCCAGCGCGGGGACGAGCCCGATCGTCGCCGCGGCCACCCCCACCACCGCGACCGGGACCACATAGCGGGTCGCCTTGCGACGACCGGCGCTTTCGGATTCGTACGGTGCCATGTTGTTGCCCTACCTCCGTGTTGGGCGGCGGCCTACCGTCCTTGCTCGTCTGTCCACCCCAAGCCGCCATTCTCACCCGAACTGGTCGGGAGTGGTGCTATCAATCTGACCAAATCGGCCGGGCGGAAGCGTCAGACCCCAGGATCAACTCCGCGTACTCCCGCGGTATGACACGAGAGGGCGGCGCCTCCCCCATCCCGTAGGGGAGACGCCGCCGGTTCCGCGGGTCGGTCAACGCTGTACGAACACGTAGTCGGCCCGGTACGGCACGCCGACGACCGTGCCGGGGTCGCAGCTGCCCGCCGGGGCGACTCCGCCGACCGTGTTCAGGCGCAGGATCTCGGCGGTGCCGGAGAGCAGCCCGTGCCGCTTGCCGGTCTGCGTGGCCCTGAGGTCCAGCTCAGGGATGTTCCCGTCACCGTTCGGGGTCTTGCTGATGAGCTTGCCGGTGACGGCGCTGCGGTCGGGCGCGATCCACTGCGGCGTACCGGAGTTGGGCGCCGTGAAGGTGTGGGCGATGTTGCCGCCGAGTACGGCGCGCACGTCGCGCTGCGCGAAGGCGTACGCGCCTGACCCGTCGTCCGCCTTCCGGCACTGATAGATCTGCCGGCCGCGCACGACCGAGGCCTGTACGTGCGAGAGCGCGTCGCGGAAGGCGAAGTCCGTGCTGACCTTGTGGAGCCGACCCCGGACGGCGCCGCCCGGGAACTCGGCGGTGTGCAGATTGGCGTAGAACCCGCCGGGGTTCTTCGTCAGGCGGCCGAGCAGGGCGCGGTCCTTGACGGTGACGGAGCCGGTGACCTGGTGGTTCCTGATCCTGCCGAGGAGGCCGGTGAAGTCGACCTTCACCCCGCCGTTCGTGCCCTTCGCGCCCTCGTGGATGTGGAGCATGGTGGGCTTCGCGGTGCCCCGCCACTTGACCGCGACCGACACCCGGTCGCCCTTGACCTTGATGAACTCGAGGGCCGCGCCGTCCTTGTCGCCCACGGCGGGGCCGCCCTTGACCGGTACCTCCGCCGCGCCCCTGAGACCGGCCGCGAAGAGCGCGCCGCCCCGCCCGCCGGAGAGCGAGCCGTGGGCGTCGAGAGACTGGACGCCGTGCGCCGCGTGGCCGGAGCCCTCGCGCTCGCCGTTGTCCGCGACGGCCGGCAGAACGGCCGCCGTCACGCCGGCTGCGGCAGCGGCCGCCACCCCGGCGAGCACGAGGGTCTTGCGCCGCTTCGAAATCGTTCCGAGAGTGCCCATGATCGTTGTTCCCCCTGTCGGAGCCGGCACCCCCTGCGCCGGCTTCCAGGCATGAGTACGGAACGAATCTCATCTTGGACTCAATCCAATAATGTGACCTGCGCCACACCACGATCCGGTCGAGTGGAACCCGCAAGGACCACGGTCCCGGGGTCGAGCAGCAACGGCCACTGACCTCACCGGCCCGCGCGCGGCGGCCCGGTGAGGCGGAAGGGCATCAGCCCGCCCGGTGCACCACCGCGTCGCACAGCTCCAGGAGAGCCGCCTTCGCGCCGCACTCGGGCAGCGGCGCGAGGGCCGCCCGCGCCTCCTCCGCGTACCGCACCGTGTCCTTGCGGGCCTGCTCCAGGGCGGGGTGGACGCGCAGTCGCGCGAGCGCCTCGGCGTGGCGCGCGTCGTCCGTCAGGTCGGAGTCGAGGAGCTCGCACAGGGCGCGGTCCTCGGGCAGGCCGAGCTGCTCGGCGCGCTCGCGCAGCCGAAGGACCGGCAGCGTGGGGATGCCCTCGCGCAGGTCGGTGCCGGGGGTCTTGCCGGACTCGTGCGAGTCGGAGGCGATGTCCAGGACGTCGTCGGCGAGCTGGAAGGCGACACCGAGCCGCTCGCCGTACTGGGCGAGGACATCCACGATGCGCTCGTCGGCGCCCGACATCATCGCGCCGAACCGCACGGCCACGGCGATCAGCGAGCCGGTCTTGCCGCCCAGGACGTCGAGGTAGTGGTCGACCGGGTCGCGGCCGTCGCGCGGTCCGGCCGTCTCCAGGATCTGCCCGGTGACGAGGCGTTCGAAGGCCTCCGCCTGGATGCGGACGGCCTCGGGCCCGAGGTCGGCCAGCATGTGCGAGGCGCGCGAGAAGAGGAAGTCGCCGGTCAGGACCGCGACGGAGTTGCCCCAGCGGGTGTTGGCGCTGTCGACGCCGCGGCGCACGTCGGCCTCGTCCATCACGTCGTCGTGGTAGAGCGTCGCGAGATGCGTGAGCTCGACGACGACGGCGGCGGGCACGACACCCGGCGCGTACGGATCGCCGAACTGCGCGGCGAGCATCGCGAGGAGGGGCCTGAAGCGCTTGCCGCCCGCACGGACGAGATGCTGCGCGGCCTCCGTGATGAAGGGGACCCCGCTCTTCGTCGCCTCGAGCAGACCCTCCTCGACAGCCGCCAATCCGGCCTGGACATCGGCTTCGAGAGCCTGGTCCCGCACGCTAAGACCGAAAGTCCCGACGACGGTCACGAGAGGTTCTCCTGTCTGCTGACGATCACATGGCGAACTCGGTCGATCATTTGGTCGATGACACGGTTTGTCGATGTGTCGCTGCCATCACTCAAGTCAGCGTATCCGGTCGCGTTTCGATCACAGTGGGGGCCTGCCCGCACAGACCAGGCCGAGCGGCCCACGAACACCCCCGGTATGTTCTTGATCAGCTCATACGACCGAGAAGACCGGGAGTCTCGCTTTTGTCCCGCACCACGGCCGAGGCCGAGCCGAACGAACCGCTGAGCGACCAGCCGCCGCCGGGCGACGACCACGCGTTCTTCGGCCAGCCTCGCGGCCTGCTCACACTGTCGGGTCTCGAGGTCTGGGAGCGTTTCTCGTTCCTCGGCATGCAGGCCATCCTCGTCCTCTACTTCGCGGACACGGTGGCACACGGTGGCCTGGGCATGTCCGCGGGGACGGCGGCCTCCGTATCGGCAGCGTACGGAACGCTCGTCTACCTCGTCTCGGTGGGGGGCGGCTGGCTCGCCGACCGGATCCTCGGCTCGTACCGCGCGGTCCTGTACGGCGGCATCCTGATCGCCTGCGGCCACTACGCGATGGCGGTGCCGACGGCGGCCATGACCTGGGTCGGCCTCGGCCTGATCAGCGCGGGAACCGGCCTGGTCAAACCCAATGTCGCCACCATGGTCGGCAAGCTCTACCGCACCGACGACGAGCGCCGCGACGCCGGCTTCGCGCTGTACTACATGGGCATCAACATCGGCGCCTTCGCGGGCCCGTTGGTCACCGGCTGGCTCGGCGACCACAAGGGCTGGCACTGGGGCTTCTCGGCCGCCGCGATCGGCATGACGTTCGGACTCATCCAGTACGTCGCCGGGCGACGTCACCTGGCCGGGCGCAA
The DNA window shown above is from Streptomyces sp. NBC_01445 and carries:
- a CDS encoding flavodoxin family protein; amino-acid sequence: MSRTFLFLLGSSRGEGNTEILARKAAEQLSPEVGQRWIDLAAHPLPDFEDLRHDSDHTRPAGDNTALLLDATLEATDIVIASPLYWYSVSAPTKRYLDYWSGWLRTPGIDFKATLQGRTLWGVTALAHEEQVVADPLVGTLRNSAAYMGMRFGGVLLGNGSKPGDVLKDEEALLRAKTFFAPERQPEIARFPYDA
- a CDS encoding ABC transporter permease — protein: MSQAEATAATTVAAAEDAAPVRKRIWTLGLFRSELVTTFRRWRTIALLAVLAGVPILVGIAVKIETSGGSPAAGGGGGGPAFIAQITNNGLFLVFTSLAATLPFFLPMAVGVIAGDAIAGEANAGTLRYLLVAPAGRTRLLLTKYATTMTFCLVATLVVAATALATGALLFPLGDLVTISGTRIGFGEGLVRALLIALVVAASLVGIAALGLFVSTLTNSGIAAMATTVGLLITVQILDQIPQLHAIQPYLFSHHWLSFADLMREPVYWDDLLKNLGLQGLYAAVFGSAAWARFTTKDVTA
- a CDS encoding ABC transporter ATP-binding protein; the protein is MAASTAEESVIETRALTKRYGGAQPAVDGLDLTVPAGSVFGFLGPNGSGKTTTIRMLMGLIEPTSGAASVLGRPMPRATRAVLPHVGALIEGPALYGFLSGRDNLIRYDSADPAADPRTRRARVATALDRVGLTAAAGKKAKAYSLGMKQRLGLAAALLQPRKLLVLDEPTNGLDPQGMREIRSLVRELASDGTTVFLSSHLLDEIEQVCTHAAVMARGRLITQGPVAELAAGARGRLVVTTPDPGDAARVLKERGIADLTVTDDQVTGEPPGPGTDLAELNAALVTAGVRVRGFGLERASLEDAFVALTGEGFDVAG
- a CDS encoding LolA family protein translates to MAPYESESAGRRKATRYVVPVAVVGVAAATIGLVPALADSGNPDLPKLSAQQLIEKIAKSDVQQMSGTVKISTDLGLPSLGGMAGGFTPGAGGSSDGVDGKGGSSADPQSKLMELASGTHTLRVAADGPDRHKLSVLDNAAEYSVIHNGDEVWAYDSASNEAYHSKGAAAAGDRAEKHGKGETPKGVPATPKELADEVLKASGKTTSISVEGTSQVAGRDAYKLLVKPKQAGSTVGGITISVDAKTGVPLKFTLTPAGGGKAVVDAGFTKVDFAKPAASTFDFTPPKGTKVTEGDDLKAQDKSHAPKDLPKDLPKGMPKELKDAQGGGMNDMKVIGEGWTSIAELKLPGGQGLPTGGSGSGDVPPEAQKFMDALGDHVTGKFGSGTVFSTRLVNALITDDGKVYAGAVTKDALVKAANAAQ
- a CDS encoding CHRD domain-containing protein, which produces MGTLGTISKRRKTLVLAGVAAAAAAGVTAAVLPAVADNGEREGSGHAAHGVQSLDAHGSLSGGRGGALFAAGLRGAAEVPVKGGPAVGDKDGAALEFIKVKGDRVSVAVKWRGTAKPTMLHIHEGAKGTNGGVKVDFTGLLGRIRNHQVTGSVTVKDRALLGRLTKNPGGFYANLHTAEFPGGAVRGRLHKVSTDFAFRDALSHVQASVVRGRQIYQCRKADDGSGAYAFAQRDVRAVLGGNIAHTFTAPNSGTPQWIAPDRSAVTGKLISKTPNGDGNIPELDLRATQTGKRHGLLSGTAEILRLNTVGGVAPAGSCDPGTVVGVPYRADYVFVQR
- a CDS encoding polyprenyl synthetase family protein; protein product: MTVVGTFGLSVRDQALEADVQAGLAAVEEGLLEATKSGVPFITEAAQHLVRAGGKRFRPLLAMLAAQFGDPYAPGVVPAAVVVELTHLATLYHDDVMDEADVRRGVDSANTRWGNSVAVLTGDFLFSRASHMLADLGPEAVRIQAEAFERLVTGQILETAGPRDGRDPVDHYLDVLGGKTGSLIAVAVRFGAMMSGADERIVDVLAQYGERLGVAFQLADDVLDIASDSHESGKTPGTDLREGIPTLPVLRLRERAEQLGLPEDRALCELLDSDLTDDARHAEALARLRVHPALEQARKDTVRYAEEARAALAPLPECGAKAALLELCDAVVHRAG